The genome window CCCGCTGTACTGGATGGTCAACGCGTCCCTGCAGCCCAGCGGCGCGCTGCTGCGCCCGGACCCGGCGTTCTTCCCGGCCGGGGGCACCCTGGACGGCTACCGGAAGGCCCTCGCGTCGCAGGGGCCGAACCTCCTCTCCAGCGTGGTCGTCGCGCTCGGCACGGTGCTCGTGTCGCTGGTGGTCGCGGCACCCGCGTCGTACGCGCTGGCCCAGCTCAAGGTCCGCGGCGGGCCGGCGCTGGTGTTCGTGCTGCTCATCGTGCAGCTGATCCCCGGTATCGTGATGGCCAACGCGCTCTACACCGTGTTCGGCAACCTGGGGCTGATCGACAGCTACCTCGGGCTGGTGCTCGCGGACTCGACCGCGACCATCCCGTTCGCCGTGCTCCTGTTGCGGGCCTTCATGATCTCGGTTCCGCGAGAACTCACCGATGCGTCCAGAGTGGACGGAGCCGGGTACTGGCGGACCTTCCGGTCGATCATCCTGCCCGTCAGCCGCAACGCCCTCGTCACCGCCGGGCTGTTCTCGTTCCTGTTCGCCTGGGCCGATTTCCTCTTCGCCGTCACCCTCACCACCGGCCGGTCGTTCGAGCCCATCACCGTGGGGATCTACCGGTTCGTCGGCAACCAGTCCGCCGACTGGAACGGGATCATGGCCACCGCCGTGCTCGCCGCGATCCCCGCGGCGGTCCTGCTCGTCGTCGCCCAGCGGTACGTCGTCGCCGGGCTGACCAGCGGCGCCGTCAAAGACTAAGGAGTGCGCTTGATCGCCACGACCGAAGACGGCCGCTCGCTGGAAGTCCGCGTGCGGCACGAGGTGCTGCGCGTCGAGCCGTGGGGCGACGGGAGCCTGCGCGTGCGCGCCGGGCGCCACCGGATCCTCGACGACGTGCCGGGCGCGCTGCTGCCCGCGAAGCCGTCCGCCGCGACGGCCTCGGCCGACGGCCGCTCCGGCCGGGTGGTCAACGGCGCGCTCACCGCGCTCGTGGCGATCGCCGACACCGACACCGGGATCGACGCGCAGCTGCGGTTCGTCCGCACGGACACCGGCGAGGAGCTGCTTTCCGAGCAGCGCGCGCACTTCTGGTGGCCCGGCGCGCGGCTGTTCATGCCGTCCCGCAACGGGTACGGCCGGCTCGAACAGCGGTTCACCGCCTACGACGACGAGCGCGTCTACGGTCTCGGCCAGCACACGCACGGGCGGCTCGACCAGAAGGGCCTCGTGCTCGATCTGGTGCAGCGCAACGCCGAGGTGTCGGTGCCGTTCCTGCTGTCCAGCCGCGGCTACGGGTTCCTGTGGAACAGCCCGGCCGTCGGGCGGGTCGAGCTGGCCGCCAACGGCACCCGCTGGGTCGCCGACGACGCCCGCCAGCTCGACTACTGGATCACCACCGGTGACGGCCCGCGCCAGATCCTGAGCCACTACGCCGACGCGACCGGGCACGCGCCGATGCTGCCCGGGTGGGCGGCCGGGTTCTGGCAGTCGAAACTCCGCTACGGCACCCAGGAGGAACTCCTGGGCGTGGCACGCGAGTACCACGCGCGGGGGCTGCCGCTGTCGGTGATCGTCGCGGACTTCTTCCATTGGACGCACCTCGGCGACTGGCGGTTCGACCCGGCCGAGTGGCCGGACCCGGCCGGGATGATCCGCGAGCTGGACGAACTCGGCGTCAAGCTGATGGTGTCGGTGTGGCCGTCGGTGAGCCCGCTGTCGGAGAACTACCGGGAGCTGCACGAACAAGGCCTGCTGGTCGCCGCCGAGAGCGGGGTGCCGGCGCACGCGCCCTGGAAGGACAAGGGGTTCGACGCCGAGCTGCCGGTCGCCTTCTACGACGCGACCAACCCGGCGGCGCGGCGGTTCGTCTGGGCGAAGGTCAAGGAGAACTACTACGACCTCGGCGTGCGCGCGTGGTGGCTGGACGGCGACGAGCCGGAGATCCAGCCCGGCCACCCGCACAACCTCGGCTTCCACGCCGGTCCGGGCGCGGAGGTCTTCAACCTCTACCCGCAGGCGAACGCGCAGGCGTTCCACGACGGCATCCGTGCCGAGGGCGACGACGAGGTGGTGCTGCTGTCCCGCTCGGCGTGGGCGGGCAGCCAGCGGTTCGGGGCCGCGCTCTGGTCGGGCGACGTCGCGGCGACTTGGGCGTCGCTGCGGGCGCAAGTGCGGGCGGGGCTGAACGTGGCGCTGGCCGGGATCCCCTGGTGGACCACGGACATCGGCGGCTTCCACGGCGGCGACCCGGCGTCGCCGGAGTACCGGGAGCTGATGGTGCGCTGGTTCCAGTACGGCGTGTGCTGCCCGCTGTTCCGCCTGCACGGCTTCCGCGACCCGCGCCCGCCGTTCGGTCCGGCGATGACCGGCGGGCCCAACGAGGTCTGGTCCTACGGCGACGCGGCTTACGCGGCGATCACGGCGTCCCTGCGGCTGCGGGAACGGCTGCGGCCGTACCTGATGGCCCAGATGCGGGTGGCGCACGAGCAGGGCATCCCGCCGATGCGGCCGCTGTTCGTCGACTTCCCCGCCGACCCGGCGTGCTGGACGGCCGAGGACTCCTTCCTGCTGGGCCCGGACCTGCTGGTCGCGCCGGTGCTCGAGCCCGGGGCCACCGCGCGGGAGGTGTACCTGCCCGACGGTGCCGGGTGGACGGACGCCGTGACCGGAAACCGTTACGCAGGCGGGATTTCCGTCGATGCACCCGCTCCCCCGGACCGGATCCCGCTGTTCCTGCGCGACGACGCCCAGCTGCCGATCCTCGGGTGATTCAGGGCCGCACGGCGTCCGCGACGAGGTCCAGCAGCCGCCCGATCCGCTCCGGCTCGTGCCCGGTCGAGAGGAAGGCGCCCAGCAGCAGGAAGGTCACGTCCTCGGGGTCGGCGCCGGCGCGCAGGGTGCCCGCCTCGGCGCCGGCTTCGAGGATCGCGCCGATCGCCGCCGCGATGCGCCGCCGGGTCTCGGCCGTGACGATGCGCCCGGTCCCCAGGCTGACGCGGAGGGTGTCGGCCATGCTCAGCTTGGTGGCGAAGAAGGCGGCGTAGCGGTCCATCCACGCGCGCAGCGCCACCGCGGGCGGGTGCTGCTCGAGCAGGGCCGGAGCGCTGGCGGTGACGTCGTCGAGCTCGGCCGCGTAGACGGCTTCGACGAGCGCCTCGCGGGTCGGGAAGTGCCGGTAGAGCGTCCCGATGCCGACGCCGGCCTCGCGGGCGATGGTCTCGAGCGCGACGGCGCCGTCGGTGGCGAACGCGGCGCGCGCGACCTCGACGAGCTTGTCGCGGTTGCGGCGCGCGTCGGCGCGCACCGGGCGCCCGGTTTCGGACGAAGGCAAAGCGGAGGTCCCTCCGTTTGTGCTACGGTCGGTTTAGCGGAGGCTCCTCCGCTTCACCATCATCGCACGAAAGCGGGACAACCATGACTTCCAGTCAGCTCGCCGGCCGCACCGTCTCCCGCGTCGGGTTCGGCGCGATGCAGCTCGAACGCCTCCACGAGGACCGCGCCGCGGCCGTCGCCCTGCTGCGCCGGGCCCTGGACCTGGGCGTCGACCACATCGACACGGCCGAGTTCTACGGCGACGGCTTCGTCAACGACGTCATCCGCGAAGCCGCCGGCGACGACGTCCTGGTGGCCACCAAGGTCGGCGCCACCCCCGACTCCGGCGGCCCGATCCCGCTCCGCCTCGCGCAGCGGCCCGAGGAGCTGCGGGCGAGCG of Amycolatopsis solani contains these proteins:
- a CDS encoding carbohydrate ABC transporter permease; this encodes MKARTVAGVLIVAVLLFPLYWMVNASLQPSGALLRPDPAFFPAGGTLDGYRKALASQGPNLLSSVVVALGTVLVSLVVAAPASYALAQLKVRGGPALVFVLLIVQLIPGIVMANALYTVFGNLGLIDSYLGLVLADSTATIPFAVLLLRAFMISVPRELTDASRVDGAGYWRTFRSIILPVSRNALVTAGLFSFLFAWADFLFAVTLTTGRSFEPITVGIYRFVGNQSADWNGIMATAVLAAIPAAVLLVVAQRYVVAGLTSGAVKD
- a CDS encoding TetR/AcrR family transcriptional regulator, whose translation is MPSSETGRPVRADARRNRDKLVEVARAAFATDGAVALETIAREAGVGIGTLYRHFPTREALVEAVYAAELDDVTASAPALLEQHPPAVALRAWMDRYAAFFATKLSMADTLRVSLGTGRIVTAETRRRIAAAIGAILEAGAEAGTLRAGADPEDVTFLLLGAFLSTGHEPERIGRLLDLVADAVRP
- a CDS encoding glycoside hydrolase family 31 protein, which translates into the protein MIATTEDGRSLEVRVRHEVLRVEPWGDGSLRVRAGRHRILDDVPGALLPAKPSAATASADGRSGRVVNGALTALVAIADTDTGIDAQLRFVRTDTGEELLSEQRAHFWWPGARLFMPSRNGYGRLEQRFTAYDDERVYGLGQHTHGRLDQKGLVLDLVQRNAEVSVPFLLSSRGYGFLWNSPAVGRVELAANGTRWVADDARQLDYWITTGDGPRQILSHYADATGHAPMLPGWAAGFWQSKLRYGTQEELLGVAREYHARGLPLSVIVADFFHWTHLGDWRFDPAEWPDPAGMIRELDELGVKLMVSVWPSVSPLSENYRELHEQGLLVAAESGVPAHAPWKDKGFDAELPVAFYDATNPAARRFVWAKVKENYYDLGVRAWWLDGDEPEIQPGHPHNLGFHAGPGAEVFNLYPQANAQAFHDGIRAEGDDEVVLLSRSAWAGSQRFGAALWSGDVAATWASLRAQVRAGLNVALAGIPWWTTDIGGFHGGDPASPEYRELMVRWFQYGVCCPLFRLHGFRDPRPPFGPAMTGGPNEVWSYGDAAYAAITASLRLRERLRPYLMAQMRVAHEQGIPPMRPLFVDFPADPACWTAEDSFLLGPDLLVAPVLEPGATAREVYLPDGAGWTDAVTGNRYAGGISVDAPAPPDRIPLFLRDDAQLPILG